In Planctomycetota bacterium, one genomic interval encodes:
- a CDS encoding 2-hydroxyacyl-CoA dehydratase, protein MPAPTTKAPRKEIKATGQMKKIMADHFYELDNAMKAGSPKIAWCTSVGPAELLRAMGFVVYFPENHGAMLGATRMSTDFIPVANAIGYSPEICSYLTSDVGAYLKKQTPLSRAYPGIDSIPKPDVLVYNTNQCRDVQDWFAFYSQEFKKPLVGIQTHRGVGEVTEAHIRSVADQMKSLIPQLEKISGRKYDENEMKRVLALSKECSVLWKKVLETASAVPSPLNFFDGTIQMGPAVVMRGTQQAVDYYKLLLAELEEKVKSKEAAVDGEKFRLYWDGMPIWGKLRPMSELFTSLKTCVVASTYCNSWVFDAFNPDDPFNSMARAYIELFIVRSDEAKERYIENMVNKFKVNGIIFHEAKSCANNTNSRYGMPQRLQQRLDIPNIVISGDLNDLRCYSEEQTKTAIEAFIEQLGH, encoded by the coding sequence ATGCCAGCACCGACCACCAAAGCGCCCAGAAAAGAAATCAAGGCCACCGGCCAGATGAAGAAGATAATGGCGGACCATTTCTACGAATTAGATAATGCGATGAAGGCAGGCAGTCCCAAAATCGCCTGGTGCACCAGCGTCGGGCCGGCCGAACTGCTCAGGGCCATGGGGTTCGTGGTCTATTTCCCGGAGAATCACGGGGCCATGCTGGGCGCTACCCGGATGTCAACCGACTTTATCCCGGTAGCCAATGCCATCGGTTATTCCCCGGAAATCTGCTCATATCTGACCAGCGATGTGGGCGCCTACTTAAAGAAGCAGACCCCACTTTCAAGGGCATATCCGGGTATTGATTCCATCCCCAAGCCGGATGTGCTGGTCTATAACACCAACCAGTGCCGGGATGTCCAGGACTGGTTCGCCTTTTACAGCCAGGAATTCAAAAAGCCCTTGGTCGGAATCCAGACCCATCGCGGGGTCGGGGAAGTAACCGAGGCGCATATCAGGAGCGTGGCTGACCAAATGAAGTCATTGATTCCGCAACTGGAGAAAATATCCGGCCGGAAATACGACGAGAACGAAATGAAACGGGTGCTGGCCTTGTCCAAGGAATGTTCAGTGCTCTGGAAAAAGGTGCTGGAAACCGCCTCGGCCGTGCCTTCGCCCCTGAATTTCTTTGACGGCACGATTCAGATGGGACCGGCTGTGGTCATGCGCGGCACCCAGCAGGCCGTGGATTACTACAAACTGCTCCTGGCCGAACTGGAAGAAAAGGTCAAGAGCAAAGAAGCCGCGGTCGATGGCGAAAAGTTCCGGCTCTATTGGGACGGCATGCCCATCTGGGGTAAATTGCGGCCGATGTCGGAACTATTTACATCCTTAAAGACCTGCGTGGTGGCGTCCACCTATTGTAACTCATGGGTATTTGATGCCTTCAATCCTGACGACCCGTTTAACAGCATGGCCCGGGCGTATATCGAACTCTTTATCGTGCGTTCGGACGAGGCCAAGGAACGCTATATCGAGAATATGGTCAATAAGTTCAAGGTCAACGGCATTATCTTCCACGAGGCCAAGAGCTGCGCCAATAACACCAACAGCCGCTACGGCATGCCCCAACGGCTGCAACAGAGATTGGACATCCCGAATATCGTCATCTCAGGCGATTTGAATGATTTGAGGTGTTATTCCGAGGAGCAGACCAAAACGGCGATTGAAGCGTTTATTGAACAGTTGGGTCACTAA
- a CDS encoding HEAT repeat domain-containing protein — protein sequence MNSIHKHLLKYFFFVVIIFGTPSVASACSHCINDPLLWVFPSALFAFPFYIIWLIILTIFVFIYKRPDADVAQTSYPIKHNILKSWLLVLLLVWMWQVYMFPSLIISIIWIIYLIRQWVKGAKIKEQSKEGLIFLKLHRATLIILLVLGVGIFIFSRTPPGLMLYFKEGVQYAKQSFSNEEVVKLLEHKDDDIRWQAIIELDLYRNREEIKRFASDIARALGDKDRSVRIFSAELLGKLKVRETLEPLKKQLLIEKDESVRRNIQEAIYDIDAAENNH from the coding sequence ATGAATAGTATTCATAAGCATTTACTGAAATATTTTTTCTTTGTTGTTATTATATTTGGCACTCCTTCAGTTGCTTCTGCCTGCAGTCATTGTATAAATGATCCTTTGTTATGGGTTTTTCCCTCTGCATTATTTGCCTTCCCGTTTTATATAATATGGCTTATAATCCTTACTATTTTTGTTTTTATCTATAAACGACCTGATGCTGATGTAGCACAAACATCGTATCCCATAAAGCATAATATATTAAAAAGTTGGCTGCTTGTTTTACTTTTGGTTTGGATGTGGCAAGTATATATGTTTCCGTCGCTTATTATCAGTATCATATGGATAATTTACTTGATAAGACAGTGGGTGAAAGGGGCTAAGATTAAAGAACAATCAAAGGAAGGGCTCATATTTTTAAAATTACACCGGGCCACTCTTATAATATTACTTGTTTTAGGGGTTGGTATTTTCATCTTTTCTCGCACACCACCGGGCTTGATGCTTTACTTCAAAGAAGGTGTTCAGTATGCCAAGCAATCATTTAGTAATGAAGAGGTTGTAAAATTATTAGAGCATAAGGATGATGATATTCGTTGGCAGGCAATTATAGAATTAGATCTTTACCGAAACCGTGAAGAGATTAAAAGGTTCGCTTCAGATATTGCCAGAGCATTAGGTGATAAAGACAGGAGCGTTCGCATTTTCTCTGCTGAATTATTGGGTAAATTAAAAGTAAGGGAAACATTAGAGCCACTTAAAAAACAATTGTTAATAGAAAAAGATGAAAGTGTTCGTCGAAATATCCAGGAGGCAATTTATGATATTGATGCGGCAGAGAATAATCATTAA
- a CDS encoding polyprenyl synthetase family protein — MLSWKIEKILKSELKTFKSCLKKVVASSNGISPLTEHFTDFQGKHLRPILTMLAAKAVAPGKPLEANHFNLAVTVELIHNAALVHDDVLDEAKLRRNVQTYNQRWGNEMAVMFGDYLFARLFSHITTVQSAGLIEIISATSNRICLGELKHLMKRFNPHGLSEQEYLEIIDNKTASLFTLAAYLGAVASTNNKKTIAALKSYGQNFGMAYQIMDDYKDIAESDQTSGKSTGNDLFKGKITLPIIRTARNSPEKIRNRMKDILSSVTSNGRDLSAHKKELHKLLQQDGSLDYTLQQAKRYVNLAVKNMSALKSSTYKDILASLAESVIS, encoded by the coding sequence ATGTTATCATGGAAAATAGAAAAAATCCTCAAAAGCGAGCTGAAGACATTCAAGTCCTGCCTTAAAAAGGTGGTGGCGTCTTCCAACGGCATCTCGCCGTTGACCGAGCATTTTACGGACTTCCAGGGCAAGCACCTCAGGCCGATTCTGACTATGCTGGCGGCCAAGGCCGTGGCGCCCGGAAAACCCCTTGAGGCCAATCATTTCAATTTAGCCGTAACCGTGGAATTAATCCACAACGCCGCGCTGGTGCACGACGACGTCTTAGACGAGGCCAAACTCCGGCGCAATGTCCAGACCTATAACCAGCGCTGGGGCAATGAGATGGCTGTCATGTTCGGCGATTACCTGTTTGCCCGATTATTCTCCCATATTACCACGGTCCAATCAGCCGGATTAATTGAGATTATCTCAGCCACCAGTAACCGGATATGCCTGGGCGAACTTAAGCACCTGATGAAACGATTCAACCCACACGGGCTTTCGGAGCAGGAGTATCTGGAGATTATAGATAACAAAACCGCGTCGCTTTTCACGCTGGCCGCCTATTTAGGCGCTGTGGCTTCAACTAATAATAAAAAAACTATTGCAGCCCTGAAATCGTATGGTCAGAATTTCGGAATGGCCTACCAAATTATGGATGATTATAAGGACATTGCCGAATCGGACCAGACCAGCGGTAAGTCCACCGGCAACGACCTGTTTAAGGGCAAGATTACCCTGCCGATTATCCGAACAGCCCGGAACTCACCTGAAAAAATACGCAACCGGATGAAAGACATCCTGTCTTCAGTGACCAGTAACGGACGCGATTTATCAGCCCATAAAAAAGAGCTCCATAAACTCCTGCAACAAGATGGCTCTTTGGATTACACCTTGCAACAGGCAAAACGCTATGTCAATCTGGCTGTTAAAAACATGTCTGCCTTAAAGAGTTCCACCTACAAAGACATATTAGCATCACTGGCAGAATCAGTAATTAGTTAA
- a CDS encoding PQQ-binding-like beta-propeller repeat protein, translating into MRNITILFAAGVMVLISPGLPGLIFGQADLRAKVEPSRAHIRFSPEAEALVKTAAKAEQERNWRMAVENYQKAIELYSPYLINASIVNNKTEAGNTGLYWGVQHFCGNVLRDMPPEGKKAYNDMFEPVARHALEDAIKGFLDMDKLEQIAWRYGLTEPGRQSLLILVCYYLEKGEVYKATGFYRQLQLNHPEAVNNIPESRIINGILEKKYPEVEWQTYAGSNTREKTMTNRMVGGSSDGLSVSSAFTWVGYFKMPEHVIKLFHHPDKCQVCGMKLKEEETICANCRAIRQYGPIPYFPVVGNRVIYLPTGSGIYAFELPESKENQVSQEIKLKWKAEYETSVTKFQEERVINTATLSSDGRRVYVPLISSFEKHEERLGFLDVKYPFPRRLLFCFDTATAKALWKSDRVTYSDNGNNPCDDIIFPIAPAEEGGVLYSTGIRMPNQVDIPEHYLFAMNARSGAVYFKTFICSGILESNLFNNPSRESIASAVTVDKDNIYYCSQMGVITAVDKYSGIVKWLKKYDEYLISPTWPNPTPPRLPLRWANNPIIYMDESPAGKVKGQIIVTAIDAPFLYILSSGNGTELWRWNSDDAPLGNVRYLVGVKNGFLVVSGESCLICLNLNKGGKMEWKVEGGRFNGKSAITDDRVYITSDYTLMEIALKTGKLISRNILQGKDDFQPLANLLIVGDLLIRNSIGQMNIYRIEDKKETINSPR; encoded by the coding sequence ATGCGAAATATCACAATTTTATTCGCTGCAGGCGTGATGGTTCTTATTTCCCCCGGCCTGCCCGGCCTGATATTCGGCCAGGCGGACTTACGCGCAAAGGTAGAACCGAGCCGGGCTCATATCCGCTTTAGCCCCGAAGCCGAGGCGCTGGTCAAAACCGCCGCCAAGGCCGAGCAAGAGCGGAACTGGCGTATGGCCGTGGAAAATTACCAAAAGGCAATTGAATTATACTCCCCATACCTGATAAACGCATCCATAGTTAATAATAAGACCGAGGCAGGCAATACCGGCTTATATTGGGGCGTTCAGCACTTCTGCGGTAATGTCTTGCGGGATATGCCGCCGGAAGGCAAGAAGGCGTATAACGATATGTTCGAGCCCGTGGCCAGACACGCCCTTGAGGATGCAATTAAAGGATTTCTTGATATGGACAAATTAGAGCAGATTGCCTGGCGCTATGGGCTTACCGAGCCGGGACGGCAGTCACTGCTTATTCTTGTATGCTATTACCTGGAGAAGGGAGAGGTTTATAAAGCCACTGGTTTTTACAGGCAATTGCAGTTGAATCACCCTGAGGCCGTAAATAATATTCCGGAATCCAGAATAATTAATGGGATTTTAGAAAAGAAATATCCGGAGGTGGAATGGCAGACCTATGCGGGCAGCAACACCCGCGAAAAGACAATGACTAACCGGATGGTCGGTGGCTCATCAGACGGATTGAGTGTTTCGTCTGCGTTTACCTGGGTTGGATATTTCAAAATGCCGGAACATGTTATTAAATTATTCCACCATCCTGATAAATGCCAAGTTTGCGGCATGAAGTTAAAAGAAGAGGAAACGATTTGTGCGAATTGTAGAGCCATCCGGCAGTACGGGCCCATTCCTTATTTTCCCGTCGTAGGTAACAGGGTGATCTACCTGCCCACCGGCTCCGGTATCTATGCCTTTGAGCTACCCGAATCCAAGGAAAACCAGGTTTCTCAAGAGATTAAGTTGAAATGGAAGGCGGAATACGAGACGTCGGTCACGAAATTCCAGGAAGAGCGAGTAATTAATACAGCTACTTTATCATCGGACGGCAGGCGAGTGTATGTTCCGCTGATTAGTTCTTTTGAGAAACACGAGGAACGACTGGGGTTTCTTGATGTCAAATATCCTTTCCCCAGGCGATTGTTGTTTTGCTTCGACACCGCGACCGCCAAGGCATTATGGAAGAGTGATCGGGTTACATACTCTGACAATGGTAATAATCCTTGCGATGACATTATTTTCCCGATTGCGCCGGCTGAAGAAGGCGGCGTGCTTTATAGTACCGGCATACGCATGCCTAATCAGGTCGATATCCCGGAGCATTATCTATTTGCGATGAATGCCCGCAGCGGCGCGGTATATTTCAAGACCTTTATTTGTTCCGGCATCCTGGAGTCGAATCTTTTTAATAACCCCAGCCGCGAGTCGATTGCTTCGGCTGTTACAGTGGACAAAGATAATATTTATTATTGCTCGCAGATGGGCGTGATTACAGCCGTGGATAAATATAGCGGAATAGTTAAATGGCTGAAGAAATACGATGAGTATCTCATTTCTCCCACCTGGCCCAACCCTACACCGCCCCGATTACCTTTAAGATGGGCCAATAACCCCATTATATATATGGATGAATCGCCTGCAGGCAAGGTAAAGGGGCAGATTATCGTAACGGCTATTGATGCGCCGTTTCTTTATATACTTTCATCAGGTAACGGCACAGAATTGTGGCGTTGGAATAGTGATGATGCTCCTTTGGGAAATGTCAGGTACCTGGTGGGCGTCAAAAACGGATTCCTGGTGGTTTCCGGCGAATCCTGCCTGATATGCCTTAATCTTAATAAGGGCGGCAAAATGGAATGGAAAGTGGAAGGCGGCAGATTCAACGGCAAAAGTGCAATTACCGATGACCGGGTCTATATTACCTCTGATTATACACTGATGGAAATAGCGCTCAAGACCGGTAAATTAATCAGCCGGAATATCCTCCAGGGTAAAGATGATTTCCAACCCCTTGCCAACCTGCTTATCGTGGGCGATTTGCTTATTAGGAATTCCATCGGCCAGATGAATATATACCGGATAGAGGATAAAAAGGAAACTATAAACTCGCCCCGTTAG
- a CDS encoding terpene cyclase/mutase family protein yields MKTNDNNTNKISNGVKRRNNNLIIILIVAWFLPMLLSPARGEDKKMQPDKNRVNSAIEKGLDYLARTQNPNGSWTCTVGYKLNDTYDGEQKENVGVTAIAGIAFLAQGSVPGKGKYGTNVEKAVQFVLSCARETDGYITKHGTRMYEHGFATLFLAEVYGMTKREDIKSRLKKSAQLIINSQDSKGGWRYQPYPHDSDISVTVTTLQALRACRNVGIAVPKEVIDKAVSYVKKSYVALPGSTGAFNYQLIPPSRISFALTAAGVTSLMSAGEYNIPEVQNGINHILKNLPTIYGDYHYYYGHYYSVQALFQAGGKNWEPYFSRIRNEIIIHQEQDGSGSWTDEVGPVYATAMACIILQIPNDYLPIFQR; encoded by the coding sequence ATGAAGACTAATGACAATAACACTAACAAAATCTCTAACGGGGTGAAAAGACGAAATAATAATCTTATTATAATTCTTATAGTAGCCTGGTTTTTGCCGATGCTTCTTTCTCCGGCCCGGGGTGAGGATAAAAAGATGCAACCGGACAAGAATCGCGTCAATAGCGCAATAGAAAAAGGCCTGGATTATCTGGCGCGCACCCAGAATCCCAATGGTTCCTGGACCTGCACGGTCGGTTATAAATTAAATGATACTTATGATGGCGAACAAAAAGAGAATGTCGGCGTTACGGCTATTGCCGGCATTGCCTTTCTGGCCCAGGGCAGTGTTCCGGGCAAGGGGAAATACGGGACCAACGTGGAAAAGGCCGTTCAGTTTGTCTTAAGTTGCGCCCGTGAAACCGATGGCTATATCACCAAACACGGCACGCGGATGTATGAACACGGATTTGCCACTCTGTTTCTGGCAGAGGTGTACGGCATGACCAAGCGGGAGGACATCAAAAGCCGGTTAAAGAAAAGCGCCCAACTAATTATTAATAGCCAGGATTCCAAGGGCGGCTGGCGTTACCAGCCTTATCCGCATGATTCGGACATCTCGGTGACAGTAACCACATTGCAGGCTCTGAGGGCCTGCCGTAATGTCGGCATTGCCGTTCCCAAGGAAGTGATTGATAAGGCCGTCAGTTATGTCAAGAAATCCTATGTCGCGCTGCCGGGATCAACCGGCGCCTTTAATTATCAGTTAATCCCGCCCAGCCGCATTTCCTTTGCCCTGACCGCGGCCGGCGTTACCTCGTTGATGAGCGCCGGAGAATACAATATTCCTGAGGTGCAGAACGGGATAAACCACATCCTGAAAAATCTGCCTACAATATACGGCGATTATCATTACTACTATGGGCATTACTATTCGGTTCAGGCCCTGTTTCAGGCCGGCGGCAAGAATTGGGAGCCGTATTTCAGCCGGATCAGGAATGAAATCATCATTCACCAGGAGCAGGACGGCTCCGGTTCCTGGACAGATGAAGTCGGGCCGGTCTATGCCACGGCAATGGCTTGCATAATTCTGCAGATACCCAACGACTATTTACCGATATTCCAAAGATGA
- a CDS encoding methionyl-tRNA formyltransferase gives MKIIFIGSSAFGVPTLRMLAKQPKHQLMGVITQPDGRKGRGLKEAAISPVKEETLKHRIEIWQPESINEPVFIGQLKNKNPDLIIVAAYGQKLGREILNLPPYGCINIHPSLLPKYRGSAPVNYAILNGDGQTGISIIRMVEKMDAGPVLKQAVVAIKDDETAAELEDRLAIESAGIIQGLLADVENKNAGHTAQDEAKVTFAPKLKKSDGELDWSGPARKILNRIRAMQPWPGAYTYLNQKGKPPLKIDILEAKIYALSHDVLPVGAIAETNAEGIGIVCAGTELIAITRLKPAGGRALTVREFINGYRLKIGDRFGKETE, from the coding sequence ATGAAAATAATATTTATCGGTTCCTCTGCATTTGGGGTTCCGACACTCCGGATGTTGGCCAAACAGCCAAAGCATCAACTAATGGGGGTGATTACCCAGCCGGATGGCAGAAAAGGCCGGGGACTTAAAGAAGCCGCCATATCGCCGGTCAAGGAAGAGACCCTAAAGCACCGGATAGAAATATGGCAACCTGAATCCATAAACGAACCGGTTTTTATCGGGCAGTTAAAGAATAAAAATCCCGATTTGATTATCGTGGCTGCCTATGGCCAGAAACTCGGCAGGGAAATACTGAATCTGCCGCCATACGGCTGCATTAATATCCATCCCTCGCTATTGCCCAAATACCGCGGTTCGGCGCCGGTGAATTATGCTATCCTTAATGGGGATGGCCAGACCGGCATCAGCATTATCAGGATGGTGGAAAAGATGGATGCCGGTCCTGTCTTGAAGCAGGCAGTAGTAGCAATAAAGGATGATGAAACTGCGGCTGAATTAGAAGACCGTTTGGCGATAGAATCAGCCGGAATAATCCAGGGGCTATTGGCTGATGTAGAAAATAAAAACGCCGGGCATACAGCGCAGGATGAGGCGAAAGTAACCTTTGCGCCCAAACTCAAAAAATCAGACGGCGAGCTCGACTGGTCCGGGCCGGCCCGGAAAATTCTTAACCGGATACGGGCCATGCAACCCTGGCCCGGGGCTTATACCTACCTTAATCAAAAAGGAAAACCGCCTTTGAAAATAGATATTTTGGAAGCAAAAATATATGCTTTATCTCACGATGTTCTGCCGGTGGGTGCTATTGCAGAAACCAATGCCGAAGGAATCGGTATTGTCTGCGCCGGGACAGAACTAATTGCGATTACCAGGCTCAAGCCGGCCGGCGGCAGGGCGCTGACCGTAAGAGAGTTTATTAACGGCTATCGCCTGAAGATTGGAGACAGATTTGGGAAAGAAACTGAATAA
- a CDS encoding DUF116 domain-containing protein: MGKKLNNIIIGVNNFLRVRKQKRLVPGKVMLLFSHCLQNSKCLQKIINDLAECKRCGKCTVKDILEISERYGVKCAVASGSEMALEKVNAANVNTVIAIACEKELAGGIKAIFPKKVLAVPNTRPHGPCKDCGVDIKNIEAFLEKIIPNQQI; the protein is encoded by the coding sequence TTGGGAAAGAAACTGAATAACATTATTATCGGGGTGAACAACTTCCTGCGGGTCAGAAAGCAGAAGCGTTTGGTGCCTGGCAAGGTGATGCTTCTTTTTTCGCATTGTCTCCAGAATTCCAAATGCCTTCAGAAGATAATCAATGACCTGGCTGAATGCAAGCGCTGTGGCAAATGCACGGTCAAGGATATCCTGGAAATAAGCGAGCGCTATGGCGTAAAATGCGCCGTGGCTTCAGGCAGTGAAATGGCTCTGGAAAAGGTTAATGCCGCCAATGTAAATACAGTCATCGCGATTGCCTGTGAAAAGGAGCTGGCCGGCGGCATCAAGGCCATCTTCCCCAAGAAGGTCCTGGCTGTGCCCAATACCCGCCCGCACGGGCCCTGCAAGGATTGCGGTGTGGACATAAAGAACATCGAGGCTTTTCTTGAAAAGATCATACCGAATCAGCAAATATAA
- a CDS encoding OmpA family protein, protein MVNLKKIAVVITAGLLITGCVSQANYRKLETKYNTDVTAMSAHIKDLGESNKAVGKDNEDLGFKLQAAKLENEALKHKAKVDEETLTRMKEKIIRKLQGLAGEEGVIITDKGVEIQGEVLFSPGRSELKQRGKEILNKVAEIIKKDSCLVQISGHTDSDPIVQTKDLYKTGSNFELGAWRALTVLLQLEDQGVDPARMFLASFGEHRPKGAKKSENRRVEISFIGNEAEAKEETTTPEDKTEETVPVSKEPSK, encoded by the coding sequence ATGGTAAACCTTAAGAAAATAGCTGTGGTGATAACTGCCGGGTTATTAATAACCGGATGTGTATCCCAAGCGAACTATCGCAAGCTGGAGACAAAATATAACACCGATGTTACAGCAATGTCAGCCCATATCAAAGACCTGGGTGAATCTAATAAAGCCGTTGGCAAGGATAACGAGGACCTGGGCTTTAAACTTCAGGCAGCTAAACTGGAAAATGAGGCGCTAAAGCATAAGGCCAAGGTGGACGAAGAAACCCTGACCAGAATGAAGGAAAAAATCATCCGAAAACTCCAGGGACTGGCGGGAGAAGAAGGTGTGATTATCACGGATAAGGGCGTGGAAATCCAGGGTGAGGTTCTTTTCTCACCCGGCAGAAGCGAACTCAAACAGAGAGGCAAGGAAATACTCAATAAGGTAGCGGAGATTATAAAAAAGGACTCTTGTTTAGTTCAGATATCCGGTCATACGGACAGCGACCCGATAGTTCAGACCAAAGACCTCTATAAAACAGGTTCTAATTTTGAATTAGGCGCCTGGCGCGCCCTGACAGTCCTTCTCCAACTTGAAGACCAGGGGGTTGACCCGGCCCGGATGTTCCTGGCAAGCTTTGGCGAACACCGTCCCAAAGGCGCCAAGAAATCCGAGAACCGGAGGGTAGAAATTTCCTTTATCGGCAACGAAGCCGAGGCAAAGGAAGAAACTACTACGCCGGAAGACAAAACCGAGGAAACCGTACCGGTTTCCAAAGAGCCATCCAAGTAA
- the rbfA gene encoding 30S ribosome-binding factor RbfA, with protein MSNNRMGRVAKELQREISQIILYELSDPRLGFITVTRTEPSPDLQSSKVFVTVLGNEDARKTSITLLNNAANHVHKLLLKRIKMRYIPKLSFHFDESVEEELQVYKLLDQISCENAPKVKKPKKSKK; from the coding sequence ATGAGCAACAATCGAATGGGCCGGGTGGCCAAGGAACTGCAGCGGGAAATCAGCCAGATAATCCTTTACGAACTCAGCGACCCGCGGCTGGGATTCATCACGGTTACCAGAACCGAACCCTCGCCCGACCTGCAGTCATCCAAGGTATTCGTAACCGTCCTGGGCAATGAAGATGCTCGCAAAACATCCATCACCCTGCTGAATAATGCGGCTAATCACGTCCATAAACTCTTACTTAAAAGAATCAAAATGCGCTACATCCCCAAACTCTCGTTTCATTTTGATGAATCAGTTGAAGAAGAACTGCAGGTCTACAAACTGCTGGACCAGATTAGTTGCGAGAACGCCCCAAAAGTCAAGAAACCGAAAAAATCCAAGAAATAA